In the genome of Ziziphus jujuba cultivar Dongzao chromosome 10, ASM3175591v1, the window GCGTATGAGTCTGAAAACATATACCattgttaaaggaaaaaaattgtcatCCTATTATCTCCTCAGCACATTTGGAAATTCCTATCCTGCTTCCGATTTGGTTAACTTTGCTACTGCCAGTGCATCCTCAGCTTTTAGTTTCTCTGGAACGAAATCTGCATATTTATTTGGACATTCATCAGATAGCATAAAAGATGGCAGAGTATACAGAGCAAGTTTGGAAATATCAAAGATGGGAGAgtataatatatacaagtagAATGGAAGCCAGTTGAAGGAAGCCTAAAAAGATTAAAGTTTAAAAGGGGAGGGAgaggaaagggaaaaaaaaaattacctgaaAGAAAGTCATATTTCCTCCGTTTGCAGACAATTGATGCTGAAACAAGAAAGATGCACCTTTATCGACTAGATTGTAACATCATTTAGAACAACTTATTATGATTTGATGTGTtccttctttcccttttttctcCTAAGTCTGAATTATCAGATGACTTGTCCTAGGCCCCTCTTCAcagtttcaaattaaaaaagttccaaagaaaaaaaatcaaagccaTATATGCAATAAGAACTGAAGTTCCAGTTTCAAGTTTACTAAGAAGTAAAGATTGCTTAATCAGTTTTAATATCTATCAATGTTACAAAGAATCCATAAGGCAGCTCGAAATTTCAACACACTTccaaacaaccaaaaaatacAAACAGAATTATGATACGAAGATTCTTCCTTCTATCAAATTCAATTTGCAGAATAAATTTCCACTTCAAGTTTTCAATTCACAAAACATAACTCTATTTCAGATGCAATGGCATACCAAGAGCTCTCTATTCCCACAAGCAACAAATATTGGAATCCATCTTTCTGACCATAAATGAGGTCTGTCACATTTACCTACACGTCAATTCTCGTATGAAATGCATATCTGAACCGTATTGATTCCTAAGAAGTATATAAGCTAAAACACCAACTACACTTCTCAACTCAATCAAAACTCAACTAACCTTTTACCCATGATTTATGGGGCAGTCAGTAGGctaattcaatttatttgtCTCTGCTGCTCAACTCTATCCATAAAAATGCCTTTAGATTACGTCCCTGGGATTGGGAATCACATCCTTCTTTGCTAATTCTACCTATGTAGTTTTTAGTCTACTTTTATACCCTACAATAAAACATGTCTATAAGGGAAATAGTTATCCCGTTCGtaatattaatgatatataGAGATagacatatatttacatattttacaTTTACAGGGTTATTAGAATAATTAAATGCTTCAATAGGAAAATCTTTCTCCGAGAAAGCAGTCCCACTTGCATTCTATAGAAATAACCAAAAATCAACTCTAAGCTCAGTCAGTCTGAAATAATGATAATCCTAATAATCTCTATCCCAATTCCAGTCTATGTGGATTGATTACAAAGTCATAAATAACACCAAGTCCTTTAGGTAGCAAACCTATATTACAAGATTGGTGAAATTTGAATCTAGCTTGATATATTATCCTACTAACAATGCTGAAAATTAAACATAAGGTaagcaaaaaaatacaaaacagaaaaaacaaaaaagcaaattgaaaacaaaaggaGATAGAAAGAGAAATCACAGAGGTGCTTGTAACCAAGAGACTTCTTCCGGTCCTGAACACAGCAAGCATATGAATCTGCGCAGAATTTTTCAAGAAACTTCTCCTGAAACCAATCATAGGCAATgataatatctttaataatcCAACCCAAtaacacacaaaacaacataagctaataaaaatgaaaatcttcCAAGTGAGCTTAAATAAATTTACTAGATTGGGAaagataaattagaaaaaaagaaataaaaataccGTGGCTTTGTTGACAAGGAAAATCGCTTCGCTGCTGATGCGCAAATTGGAATCTTCGCTCCTGATAATCCTCTTAATCCGGTCCATAGGAAACTTGTTCATCTTCGCATCCTCTTTCTCGGCGACCTCTTCCTCTCGTTCTCTTTTGACCTTCTGTTGCCCTTTACCTTTCCTGGATTTGGAGCTGCTGGTGGGTGTTTTCGTAATTTCAGGCCCATCTTCCACTTTGTGTTGCGATTCGGAGCTCGAAGATTGTAAGGGTACAATCTTCGAATTGCTCACGGTGCCATTGCAGGTCTTGCTGCTGTTCGTCTCGTTCCTTCCTTTCTTCCCGCTATTGCCTTCGGTCACTTTCTTCTTTGTTTCGTTGCCCTTCTTCTCCTGTACTGGTTTTTTGGAGGACGCCATGCTTTCTGTTTTTGAGCTTCTGCGTTTGATTGGATATTTTGGGGGACAATGCTTTCCTTGCTTTTACGGCTATGGGCTTGACAGTTTTGTTATCGTTGGACCGTTCCAAAGCTTGGCAAATACGCTGGAAAGCAGATTAAGCCCATCCGAAAAATAATATGCAAAATTGGATAATTTAGCCCACATTCTATGCTATCCTACCCCCGTCGGGCCCGTCCGTGACACCTACTAGATGAAGCTTGCACTGAATCTTCTTTTCTTAATTAACTTGTTTAAGGAGAATTGGGTTCGCAGTCGGGACTTTGGATTGTTTTTGAACTGTTTGATCATGTTTGTTCTATGTATCTTATGTGTTTTAGATTGGTTTGGAAGAGATTAATAGTGTCTTTTttctattattgataaattatttcatCACCAATTTTTGAATCCACATCATTGAGATTATCATTGGAGTCATTGCTTACTGGGCTTTTTACAAAGGAGCGGATTAGTAATGATTTTGTGGAGAATATATAGGTTGTCCACGACCTGTTTGATGATAAACTTTGGTCAGACACCCAAAATCATagtatacattttttatttttatttttatttttttttggagttgtGGATAAAAGAAATATGGGTACaccaggaggaaaaaaaataaaacataaataattcttgAGAGAGGGGAATATTTGTCAAAGGTGGCCCAAATTAAGGACATTCCATCGAACTACCCTCCAAAATTCGTCtcaaataaaagaaaggaaacTTAGGCCAAAGCCCATATTTTGGCCCCAAATAGAAAGATATACAACTTTCCAAatacattttccttttttattttcgtttttttttttattatatatgccCCTaagttttaattcttttaaaaaaaaaatgaaagcgaaaaaacaaaattgaagaacAGTAGGCCTGCATattgacattaaaaaaaaaacattaaaatttaattggttAAATGGTTAAATCACATGGATTCACTTTCTcatgcaaataaaaatatatatatatatatattgtagcgGCGATGTTAACAACGAATCTTACTTTCTGTGCAGCATTAATATGACTGGAGATACACTAGTTCAATCTGAATTTCTTCTGGATAGAGGAAGGCCTACATGGCTCACTGATGTTTTACTGACTCATGTACCTGGTTTATCATGTCAATACAATCGGtgtctaatttaaaaattaaaaaacaaaaacaaaattttaataattatcaacaaAGGCAAATAGTAACACTTtaaactaaaaacaactttcggTAACTTTACCCGtgagattttaatttttgttttgtaacacCATAAATTGCTATTGCCCTTAAATGCTTAtcattttcaataatatttttttattttaatatattaaatttataatttttcatgcaTAAATATTAATAGCTTATCatcttatctaattttatttgactttataagatattattataaaataagatttttCCGAAAATCTTACCTATCATATTCTTCTATGCATTTTAACATAGTTGGATTGCATAATGTCTTGTTGTTGGCACCATTATTTTTCCATCTTATCCCAACTACatatttaactatatatttaaatagcaagttaaatttaaaacatttaaaaggATGCTAGtctagaaaattacaaaattttgcaATGGAGATATTTTATTGgcacattttcaaatttcaaagccGTCATTAAGAAATCAAATGTTGTCCAGTATGAAGAGATTAGACTGAGAACACATAGCTGGGCTAATTAAGGGCTGTGCAGGCTTCTCAGTCACTGGGTTTGTctgtttttttgggtgaatcacTGGGCTTGTCTATGCTGTTAGCGTCAACCCCACCCAACCATGAAGACAACATAAATTTGAAACCATCCACCactaaaatcccaaaatcttatatatatcacCACTCCACCAATGTCACATCAGGCTTTGACATACTAGTGTGTTTAATCTCACACCAACAAGCACACTACATGTGCATTACCTTATCCCCTCGCCTCTACCATATTTCTCATGCTTTCTGGGATATTTTTAGGGGAAAAAATGgggtatttaaaatttttaatcaaatgtGTCAAAAATACTTGTAATTTTGGGAAGAAGTCAGCTTTCGATGTGTTAAcacaccaaaatatatatatatatatatatatgttccatGAAAAAGGTGGGAAGAGCATTTGGAAATAAGGAAATAGTAACCAAATGCCTGAAttgctttttcaattttgagTTAAAATAGGTGGCTTTTGTATTTGCTTGCTATTGTATAACATGTTCTATATtattagcttcttctttttctcttttatggaaaatagccttttttttttttttttggtaaagatagctttgtttatttagttggaGATAAGAGGACCACTTTGCACCGCCCTAGCTTTTCAAAATAAACCAAGACCTGAATGCCAAAGTCAATAAATATATGCGCTCTAGTTGTTTCCCACTCGTCATGCAATTCTACTTTAATGTATCTAAAATCCAAATTCTGTGGATGGAAAAGATCAGAAAATAATCAAAACCATGTGTGTgataaaaaatcaaagagatctttttcttctttataaacTTTTCTTTCTATGGAACGCCATATTATTGGAGCTTTTAAATTTCATCTGCCAATTTTTCTTCCCCGTGCACAAGCTTGTTATATAGATGATGAAACTACCTCTAGAATATCGAAAAGTCTAGAGATTTAACCCTTTTATCCACTTTTTTGGTTCCTTGTAAATTGTAAATAACATTATATAATTGACCATTCCGTGGTGAGAAGCCAGTACCTCCAACTCATGCCAACTTCACGGACCACCTGAACGATGGAAAAATTTCAAGTACTCCCGGAGTACTGAATTGCTTTAAACTCCTTCCATATATTTAATGCCATGTGGCTGCCTTAATCCGTGTCATACGATTACATGGCATTTGAAAAATCGTTAACCTCTCCGTTTTCTCCGTTCTCTGTGATGGTACCATTACATGAGCTCTCCTTTCCTAcaatgtctctctctctctaagtattgttaatatattttctataattgttttttcccaacaaaaatattttccatatttttgaACAGAAAAAGATTTTACAGTAAACATCAAAACCTCCatgatcaaaaaaagaaaaaaattcgaAACTTCccaaaaaggagaagaaaaaaaaaattcaaaacccagAAAGGAGATGCGAATAGCAGATTTTCTCTCACCTTCGGATCTAAAGGAACAATatcttcttttcccttttttttttttgtattcatGACTTTCCAGTCCTTCCCCAAACTTCTTTCTCTTCTGGTTTGCAAGATTTGcttgcatttttctttaatctttgAATCAAATCTCAGATCTCTTTTTAAGACCAATCTCTCAGACAAGTAAACCCAGAGGATACCACCACGACACCTCCCATCCTAACGAAAGAGGaacatatatattcttcaaacccagataaAAATCgcccatcttaaattttaaaaaaactaaaattaaaaattggaaaCCTTGGAGACCCATTTGGAACTAAATTTGGAaggttataaatataaaaaatagttattttaataCAAAAGGAGTACCATTAATTATGTTATTAGAGGCTCTTTTTGCAAAAGACTGCAAAATAGTCAGGTTTAATTGTTAagtatatttgtttgtttttttttaaattattgcaaAGTGCCAAATCCGGCCAGTGAAGACCAAGTTTGTAAGATATGAAAGCCCAAAAATACTTCTTATAGAGAAGCCAAGAAAGTAGGAAAGAGAAGAAGTGGGATGGAAGATGGCAGAAGAGAGAGGACGGAGGGGAGGAAGAGTGGCTGGAGAAAGACATTTGGAGATGGAAAGCTAACGACGTGAAGAAACGGAGCAAGTTTTCTGCCTTTGCAAAGCTTTCTGACGTGGAAACTGGACAGATGTCGTAAATATAAAAGGAGTTTTGAGCCCTCCCTACTCCGGGAGTATTAGAAATTTTTCCCTGAATGTTTTGCCCACCATAGAGTTGGATCCCAAAACAAATTATGttctattttaactttttttgctAGTccctaaacaaaataatttataaattaattgtaAACAAAACGTACATATGATTATATATGCAGAATGTACAAATCAACATAATTTCATTGCTAGCGACACTTTGATTGTGGCCCTTGTCGTGGAATCAATGATGggatcatatttaatttttaattggaaaATTGCTATTTTAATGAAGGAATGGCAATTCGTGATAGCATAACACGGGGTTAAACTGGCTGAGATATTTaatccatttaaataaaatacagttattatttttatattataatatattaaaatataaatttatctattattattatttatttttgttaattttgaattatctAAACAACTACATATTAAATAGGTTGATATATTTaatctatttaaataaaatattattatttatatattattttattaatttatacattattttaaatttttatatattaatttaacttttttttttagtagtatatattaatttaacttattaatgtaaattttgaattaactAAAAgagtcttttttatttatcatatccAAGCTACCACACTTTATAAATTTAATCCTCATCTTTGTTTTTATCGATTAATGTTAAATTTGTCTATTATTGAACcccattttacaaatataaaattaaaaaacccatTTTACTAATAGTTAATCCACCCTAGCTCACGGACCAAAATGAACAAGAGAGGAAAGGTCCATTTTTGACCGTCAGATATGAAAAGTGGCTGCATATTATTGGTTACTCCACCCATATACATGTATTCTTGAGCATAACATGAAAATTGTTGGACGTTTTACCTGAATAACTATAAACACATTAAAACGTCGCAACGCTCCTGCTAGCAATTCACGCGCGCATT includes:
- the LOC107425221 gene encoding DNA polymerase II subunit B3-1 — protein: MASSKKPVQEKKGNETKKKVTEGNSGKKGRNETNSSKTCNGTVSNSKIVPLQSSSSESQHKVEDGPEITKTPTSSSKSRKGKGQQKVKREREEEVAEKEDAKMNKFPMDRIKRIIRSEDSNLRISSEAIFLVNKATEKFLEKFCADSYACCVQDRKKSLGYKHLSSIVCKRRKYDFLSDFVPEKLKAEDALAVAKLTKSEAG